The genomic window GAGGACAGTTGGTATTGAATCCGAGTGATAGTCACTTGGGGAGTTAGTGAAACAACCATTATTCATCCTATTACTATAATACCCACTCTTATTACATCCTTACTACTTTGGGTTTAtttgataaataatttattaatatttttataagtATTTATAATATCCGATTTTGAGCAACCAAGTATTTTTAATAATCAAATCATTACTAACAATACTTATTCATCTAACACTACTCTGAAGACCATGACTCTGGTGTACAAGGCAACAAGCTTTCTACACGTAAAAATATTAGAGCAACCTATTATAATGACAAATGTAAGTGGAACAATTTCTGCCTCTTTGTCAAGATAACACGACGATGATGGTGATTAGAAAGCGTTTTTTAGAAAGTGAGTTTTCATATTATTCTTATTATAAGATTTTATCATAGAGGAATAAAATGTATTCTTAATATTAACATGTTAAATTTTAGAACAATTCAATTTATATGATGTATTTATTTGCAGTTAATGATATTACACTACAACAAAACAGCATTTTGGTGACGGTTTTTTTAATGCTTAGCGACGGTTTTAACTGTCACTAAATAATTTTTGCGACGGAAAAAAAAGCGTCATAGATTTGACCGTTGCCAGCAGACATAGTGACGGTTTTGGACCACTGTTGGTAAGGAGTGTCACTAAATTGTTTTTGAcagtttttaaaatataaaacagtCACTAATTTGTAACACTTGTAAATGTgttttttatattgtattttcACGACGTTTTGAAACTGTCATTAAATTACTAAATTCTGTGAcagttttttcttatatttttgtgACTATTACAATATTTAGTGACAATTTAAAACCCTCACTAAGTTACTTGTTCTTATAATGGTTTTTAGGTATATTTAGTGACTATTTAAACTGTCACTAAGTTACTAATTCCTGTGACAATTTTTTCTGTATTTAATGACTGTTTTAAACTGTCATAATCTCTCCAAAATCAAagcttttttttattaattattacaaaaattatttctattataaataataatttatatgtatataaacCCTACAACATCAAAAATTTCCTTCTTAATAAAACTTCCTACACCAAAATATTTATACAATTATAGATCTAATTCATTGTTCATTTGATTCATAATTCATATATCTATAAAGAGTAAAAACTACCATACACAATAAAGTATCGACCCTATAACATAATTCATATATCTAAGTGCTAAACAAATATATGATATTCAATTCTTGAAGGTCCACTTGTAGTAGCAGATTGCATAAACTCTCGTGCAAGAGCTTCTCAAATTCAACTTCAACTTCAGTGGTTCTTCCTCTATGAAAAATACCTCTGACAAAGTAAGATCGTCACAGAAATACTAGATTTACAAGATGGGAACAAAAATATCTAAGGGGAATAATGGAAAACAACTAACTTACTGATGTTGCTCAACTGGTTCAAAATGAAATGGATCAGAGTCAGTCTCCACTTGTTCAGCCTTCCATGGAAGGTTTTCCTTGTGAACATATTGGTTATGCAAATCTAAGTACACTCTAATCATCTTGAACACTTTCTCTTCTATGTTTATTGGCTATGAACATTTTTATAAAGGAGAAAAATTGCATCAAATCACTGTGAAAAGAATAAAATCAGAAAAATACCAAACATAAGAATCATAGTACAGATTATGATACAAATATGACATTACCATTCACTGTGTTTCTTTTAGGGAAAACATTACTAATAAAAGCAAGGTCTTTTTCAGCAGCATGTACTGAATTTGAATCCACATTCCATCAGTATTCGTATCGCCACTGGCTTTCCCTTCTTTTGAAACCTCTCCAGACATCTGGTGTGCAGAGTTTGCATCATCGAGCCAGAAAGCAACACCAGATAAATTGCACATGTTTGGATTCAGTCTCAGCAACAAAATAGCAAACCATTTAAAACAATGTACAATGAACAATAGCATACCAAAATCAATCAAGGAAGGATAATTGATGGTCATCCACCACACTTTATAGCCTATGATTTTTCTACCATGAACAGATTATTTGGACCAAATAAGATTAATGTATTCCATATACATACACAGCACTGCTGTAAATATACAACAAGACTCTTAATGtttctccttttattttcttttagctTAAACTATATCATCCCTACATAATCAAATACTTATGGCAATAAATATTATATCAAGGTTTCATCGAACTGCTGTACTTTGGATGGGAGGAAAAATTGTTCCAATATATGATTATAAATAGGCAATTTTACCTAGAAATCCTTCAGAGGAAAAAAATTGTTAATTGTAGACTCTTATTATATCATCTAGCATCGATTAATTCCTTGCCTTTCGACTTCATGTATCTGTCAATTAAGTCAGCGAGAGCTCTTATCAACAATTTTGGGTTATATATTATACCCACTTTGAAATCACGTAGGGAGTCAACAACAATCTGCAAAATAAGAATTGTTTGAGGATCCCAAAAAAAAGTAAGTTGCATTAAAAAGATTATAGGTTGTATTATCCACTCAATTTTGCCTCGAGCAAAATTGGTATACATACCACATCAAATATTCCTTGGGCATTCAATCGGTCAACATCAACTGGAACTGAACTATTTCTTGGCACCAAAATGGAAATGACATACTAACTCGGTTGCATAAAATTATTAATGGTAGAAAAAATCTTGTCATCACATTATGCATATTGTATTGTGAATTTTAGTTATCAATTTTCAAAGTatctgaatttttatttgaaGTAAGATTCCACACACATCAAATAACATCATTTTGCTTCAAAAGAAGCAAAACAcccaagaaaaaatatttttctcaagCTTTtccaggcatgcatcatgttgaACACGTGATAATAAAAACCAATACTAAACAAATATATCTATAGTAGCAGTTAGTAAGTACCAAAGCGAAAGTCCTAACTCATACATTTTTATGTAAAGTTTCTTTGAAATTTCAATAATAATTGCATCAACAATAAGGGGAGAGTAAACTAAATATGACAATTCATTTTATAATAGCAATCATCATATGGAGCGATAAGGGTTTATTAACAGTATACCACTTGGCACTTACAACAGGGTAAAAAGCATGCATTCAAATAAAATGATATTGGCACTCTTTAGTGAATTAATCAAAGCCTTATTTTAaaccaaaatcaaaataaagatatCTATTTGGCACCAACTAGCTTCAATTGTGAAGGAATTCCCACTCACAGGATTCTTTAGCCGATTGCAAGGATCTCCATATGTTCGATTTAGAGCATCCGTGATGGCAGTAACAAAACAAGAAGCCGAAAACCCATTAGTCTCCCGGTCAGGTGTGCCATTTAACATAAGTACCTAACatttaagaaataaaaataaaaatgagtagAATTTTGGAAAAGAATGCATATATTGCTATAAAATTTCAATAAAACAAAAGACCGCCGCTAGAATTTCATGCATTGGAACAAATTCACGCCACTAATAGCACTATGGCTGGACTTCCATATCAAAGCACAGAAACTTATCACCCTTTTTGTCTTATTGCTCAGCAATCAAGAAGAGCCGGACTACCTTAATAGCTTGTTTCTTCCAAAAGAGAAACAAATGCTCTCCTTGCAAATTGAAAGCAATCTTATCAAGCCTAAATTCCTAAAATACAAACTGGATGCAAGGCTCATCAGACTAAACATTAATAGGCAAAGAAAACATATATAATTACAAGATCAAGAAGTACCTTGAGGCAAGACCTTGACGAAATAATCTCCCCAATTCCCAATAAGACCTAGAAAAACTTGTTGATCAGTGATCATCTAGTAGGAGAACTAAACTGTGTAAAGAAGAAAGATATGTTTATTCTAGCCAAATTATAGATTAATCCACATAATTATGCAATGtctcaaacaaaataaaagattatGCAATGTCGCTTCATGAAGAGGAAATAGCATACTTTTTACAAACTACTTCTAAGAATCTTACCAACGAGGGACAGATTGAAGTGAAAAGGGAACCCATGGCATATACAATGCAGTCCACATTACTTAACTGCTCTAATACAGTTGCATTAGGTGAAGGAAAGACCTATTGAAAAGATATCAAGACAAATGGAAGTTATAATTATAAATTGCTCATAAATTATTAAATCAATAGCAAAATTCATTTCCTAAAAAAAACTTCTTATAAAAATGAATAAAAGTTGCACTTTGTCAAAtatattctttttctctttcctaACAGAAGAACAATTCTAATAAAAACAGCACCAAAACAGATTTACCTCATGGAGCAAATTTTTCCCCTCACTTGACATGTAGAAGACACGACAGAAttctatatttatataaaaataaaaataaaaatgagtagAATTTTGGAAAAGAATGCATATATTGCTATAAAATTTCAATAAAACAAAAGACCGTAGCTTGAATTTCATGCATTGGAACAAATTCACGCCACTAATAGCACTATTGCTGAACTTCCATACCAAAGCACAGAAACTTATTACCCATTTTGTCTTATTGCTCAGCAATCAAGCACAGTCGGACTACCTTAATAGCTTGTTTCTTCCAAAAGAGAAACAAATGCTCTCCTTGCAAATTGAAAGCAATCTTATCGAGCCTAAATTCCTAAAATACAAACTATATGGAAGGCTCATTAGACTAAACATTAATAAGCAAAGAAAACATATATAATTACAAGATCAAGAAGTACCTTGAGGCAAGACCTTGACGAAATAATCTCTCCAATTCCCAATAAGACCTAAAAAAACTTGTTGATCAATGATCATCTAGTAGGAGAACTAAACTGTGTAAAGAAGAAAGATATGTTTATTCTAACAAAATTATAGATTAATCCACATAATCATGCAATGTCTCCAACAAAATTAAAAGATTATGTAATGGCACTTCATGAAGAGGAAATAGCATACTTTTtataaactacttctaagaatcTTACCAACGAGGGGCAGATTAAAGTGAAAAAGGAACCATGGAATACACAATGCAGTCTATATTACTTAACTGCTCTAATACAGTTGCATTAGGTGAAGGAAAGACCTATTGAAAAGATATCAAGACAAATGGAAGTTATAATTATAAATTGCTCATAAATTATTAAATCAATAGCATAATTAATTTCCtaaaaaaacttaataaaaatgaATAAAGTTGCACTTTGTCAAATATATACTTTTTCTCTTTCATAACAGAAGAACAATTCTAATAAAAATAGCACCAAAACAGATTTACGTTATGGAGCAAATTTTTTCCCTTACTTGACATGTAGAAGACACATTTTATTTTTGAAGGAAGTACTAGAGTGGAAAAGCTATCCTACCCACAAAATGAGAAAACTTTAGTATACAAGAAATATAAGATATATAGTTTTACAATATTACATACTAGATCAACCAACCAATCACAATTTTGTAGTATGTCAGTTAGTGAGAATGACAGAGAAAAAAATTAGTTTGGAAGCTACAACTTCACTAGATTTTATATTAGGAAAACATTAAAGTAATAAAGTGATGACTAATTATGAAATTTATACCACGTACTCTTGTTTATTTCAAACTCAACTAACATGTAAGTTAATATTTTCGATGCCTTTATTGACATGTTTACAACATCAACATACATTCCACATCATTACAACTTAAAAAACATCCTTCCTACATTGATATTACTTTCAACAAAAGTCCAGATATTTAAGTTGGACAATGTAATCAACATGTTGTAATTTAAGAAGATCACTAACCAGTTCATGATATCATCAAGGCACAAAAACATCGAAGAAATCAAGAGAAGAAATAAGAAAGACAGCATTCAAAGAAATATAATTGAAGTATTTTATCGAACATGTTGAGTGcggaaaaataaataagagaattcaaagaAAAATAGCAAATATGAACATCATGATATAATCATTATGATAAATTACAACAAAATAGAGCACTAATAACAAACAATTGCAACAACTTCAGCATAACAAACATTAAGAAACAACAACGAAATTGTAGGGGAAAAAGTATAATAGAAGAACAATTGAATACTCACTATCAGTGTTTAGTATTGAGgttggaagagaagaaaaagtcgCTGGACGGAGAATTAGGGTTCGCACTCGGAGAAAAAGGGAAACGAAAGGGTGACGCGAGGACAGCGAATGGTGAACGATGAATGCAAATCACGATGGTGAACGGTGAATGATGAgagaaaaaatgtcggtaaagaatttcacaaaaatgttGTGTTGCAAGTAtacttctaaaccaacaaattatcctcggtcaatgtttaaattgtttgtcacttaagcaaacccaataaaattaaccgatgtatttaaacctcgagttgtctctcaagaaattgcaggaaagtgtacttactattggttatgggaaaatatatttttggggtttttaaaataagagacaagaaagtaaaaatggcaagaaaattaaGTAATAACTacgaagtcctatccttattaccattatcaattgtgatggtaaatgtgaattgccttcacttagttaacctctaaccaatggaggaaggtcaagtgcatacgatcaacttgagttcacaagttctggtcaactcatagtgagagactagatttagtgaagttcaagctaaccggaaATCTTCGATTACCattcaacaaaagaattttgataactcaagagtctctaattgatcaatccaagttaagaacataaaaatctattttaaaatccaaccaagcattttatcgaatacttggaaggcataaaataaaaacatagaaaactaacaagacatagcaaaatctaagactaacaattgcaaaaggaaacaataacaacaatttaaagaaagcaatcataaacatggaaacatcaattgcattaatatggattaaaggaaacaagaagaattcataaactaaattggcaacataaagaaatcaacgaagagagagagagagagagagagagagagagagagagattcatcttctctctctagaaaactacatctacaacctaaaattgtgtgaatgaaCGAAAAGTGAATGATCCCCCCTTCcaactccactctgcagcctctaatctgtattttcaggcctgaaactgggtcaaaagcagcccagaattCGTCCCCAGTGAATTTtgtttaatgcagcacgtgacgctcgtcacgcgtacgtgtcagccaTATGTACGCATCGCTGAACAAATTCCTGGTCACGCCTACGCGTCGCTTGCCTGCTTcactggtcacgcgtacgtgtcgcccatgcgcacgcgtcgctacCAGCTTCTGAAAtactcaatttcttgtgttccttccacttttgcattcttcctttccatcctctaagccattccagccctataaaccctgaaaacatgtaacaaatatatcacggcatcgaatggtaataagagaggattaaaaatcaGCAATTTTaaagtcaaagaagcatgttttcaatcatagcacaaaattagaaaggatttgtaaaaccatgcaatttatatgaataagtgtatgaataattgataaaattcactcaattcagtACAAAATAAATCGTAAAATAGTGACTCATCAGTGAACGCGAACCGCGATGGTGAGACGATAAACGACGAACTGTAGCATGGTGAAGGTTGTTGCGTTACTTTCTTGTTTTTCGATTCTTCTCATCTCATCTGAAATGATAGTGAAATAGTGAatacatttttaaaaaaatagaaagttAAAAAAAAGAATGAGAGAGATATAGACTAAATACTAACTATTTAAAAATTAAGCGCATAAGCGTCATAATGTTAATGATTAGAGACCCTTAAAATAACGGTCATAAATAAAGTGTAGCTATATGTTCAATTTGGTATAGTGTTAGTATTAGTATCTATAGTGTAGTCACGAATATTTAAATCAAATGATTTAACTATTTGGAAAAAAAGTAGGAATTACAGTCAACTGAATTTAAGAATGAGTTaactaaatttaaatcaaatgATTTAACTATTTTTAACTATTAGTATCTTCGTGTTATATCTAAAGTTGctgtaaatacagaaaaatatttttttaatgctatatttttttctttttctttatttcctgatttttttctttcttttagttgaataaatgtaagttcatcatcttccaagtaattttgcagcattatgtatttttttcttctttgtttgatttttttgtttttattcttgttaagagagtaaaataagaagaaacttgagaaggtaaaataaaaagaaaaagatgaataagaaaaaaaagaagaagatggtgatgatgatgaaaacaagaagaagaagcagcataagttgaggaggaggaagaggaagaggaagagttttgaattatgcagaatttatcaacACACATAcatcgaaaattcttaaacaatacactcaaatatcttcgtgttacacccaaatatcttcgtattacactcaaatttactgcaaataaaaaaaattattttctctaatgctgcatttttttcttcttctttttttcccttatttctttctttcttttagttgaataaatGTAAGTTTATCCTCTTCCAAAtaattttgtaccattatgtgttttttcttcttctttgtttgatttttttgttttattcttgttaagagagtaaaacaagaaaaaagatgaataaaaaaaaagaagatgatgataatgatgttgaaaaagaagaagaagcagcagcagaagatgaggaggaggaagaagagttttgaattatgaagAACTTATTAGCACATATACactgaaaattcttaaacaatacactaaaagatcttcgtgttacactcaaatttg from Arachis ipaensis cultivar K30076 chromosome B09, Araip1.1, whole genome shotgun sequence includes these protein-coding regions:
- the LOC107619105 gene encoding uncharacterized protein LOC107619105 isoform X2, whose translation is MSSEGKNLLHEVFPSPNATVLEQLSNVDCIVYAMGSLFTSICPSLVLLGIGEIISSRSCLKVLMLNGTPDRETNGFSASCFVTAITDALNRTYGDPCNRLKNPVSGNSFTIEASWCQIDIFILILV
- the LOC107619105 gene encoding uncharacterized protein LOC107619105 isoform X1; protein product: MSSEGKNLLHEVFPSPNATVLEQLSNVDCIVYAMGSLFTSICPSLVLLGIGEIISSRSCLKEFRLDKIAFNLQGEHLFLFWKKQAIKVLMLNGTPDRETNGFSASCFVTAITDALNRTYGDPCNRLKNPVSGNSFTIEASWCQIDIFILILV